One stretch of Bombina bombina isolate aBomBom1 chromosome 7, aBomBom1.pri, whole genome shotgun sequence DNA includes these proteins:
- the CISH gene encoding cytokine-inducible SH2-containing protein codes for MPFRSSWTDMILCVRGPQSLLADQRSRRRSSCVGVPGFSSDQVMHPLNPPVCLRQTSSNNQDTLRIADNPLSLPTPQAMNRDPEEDLLCIAKTFCYLQESGWYWGSITATEAKQQLQKRPEGVFLVRDSTHPSYLFTLSVRTNRGPTNIRIEYSNSQFQLDTNSLSKPLILSFPDVVSLVQYYVSTCNSEGGEESTCQDPIGPPSPKEPAAVHLKLLKPLPKAGRTSSLQHLCRLEINKNLTPGKDVADLPLPNRMIEFLQRYPFTL; via the exons ATGCCTTTTCGTTCTTCTTGGACAGATATGATACTTTGTGTGCGAGG tcCACAAAGCCTACTGGCAGATCAGAGGTCCCGAAGACGTTCCTCTTGTGTGGGTGTCCCTGGATTTTCATCTGACCAAGTGATGCATCCTCTAAACCCCCCAGTCTGTTTGAGACAGACTTCTTCCAACAACCAGGACACCTTAAGGATAGCAGACAATCCCTTATCCCTTCCAACGCCACAAGCTATGAATCGTGACCCTGAAGAAGACCTGCTATGTATTGCTAAGACCTTCTGCTACCTGCAGGAATCTG GATGGTACTGGGGTTCCATTACAGCCACAGAGGCAAAGCAGCAATTACAGAAGAGACCAGAAGGTGTCTTCCTGGTGAGGGACAGCACACATCCAAGCTACCTCTTCACCTTATCAGTTCGCACTAATAGAGGTCCCACAAACATTCGCATTGAGTATTCTAACAGTCAGTTCCAATTGGACACCAACAGCCTTTCCAAGCCTCTTATCTTATCCTTCCCAGATGTGGTCAGCTTGGTGCAATATTATGTGTCTACTTGTAACTCCGAGGGTGGTGAGGAGTCAACCTGCCAAGATCCCATTGGGCCACCTTCACCGAAAGAGCCTGCCGCCGTGCACTTAAAACTACTGAAACCCCTTCCCAAAGCAGGAAGGACCTCCAGCTTACAGCACCTATGCCGACTAGAAATAAATAAGAACTTAACACCTGGCAAAGATGTGGCAGACCTCCCACTCCCCAACAGAATGATAGAATTTTTGCAGAGGTACCCATTCACGCTCTGA